Within Saccharomonospora cyanea NA-134, the genomic segment CGGGCTGTCGCAGGAGCAGCTGCTCGACGTGCTCCGCCTCGGAGACGAGCACATTCCCGACCTGCTGTCGCTCGCCCACGACGTGCGGATGCGCTGGTGTGGCCCCGAGGTGGAGGTCGAGGGCATCGTCAGTGTCAAGACCGGCGGGTGCCCCGAGGACTGTCACTTCTGCTCGCAGTCCGGCCGGTTCCCGACCCCGGTCCGCGCGGCGTGGCTGGACATCCCCGGCCTGGTGAAGGCGGCCGAGGAGACCGCGGCCACCGGGGCCACCGAGTTCTGCATCGTGGCGGCCGTCCGCGGCCCGGACGCGCGTCTCATGTCGCAGGTTCGCGACGGCATCAGGGCGATCCGTGAGTCCGGCAACGACATCCAGATCGCGTGTTCGCTGGGCATGCTGACGCAGGAACAGGTCGACGAACTCGTCGACATGGGTGTCCACCGTTACAACCACAACCTGGAGACCGCCCGGTCGCACTTCCCCAACGTCGTCACCACGCACACGTGGGAGGAACGTTGGGAGACCCTTCGAATGGTGCGCGACGCGGGCATGG encodes:
- the bioB gene encoding biotin synthase BioB; the protein is MTAAATGAEILTTARQKVLEEGTGLSQEQLLDVLRLGDEHIPDLLSLAHDVRMRWCGPEVEVEGIVSVKTGGCPEDCHFCSQSGRFPTPVRAAWLDIPGLVKAAEETAATGATEFCIVAAVRGPDARLMSQVRDGIRAIRESGNDIQIACSLGMLTQEQVDELVDMGVHRYNHNLETARSHFPNVVTTHTWEERWETLRMVRDAGMEVCCGGIIGMGESLEQRAEFAVQLAELDPHEVPMNFLIPQPGTPYEGFDIVEGKDALRVVAAFRLAMPRTMLRFAGGRELTLGDLGAEQGMLGGVNAIIVGNYLTNLGRPAQQDLDMLSDLKMPIKALSDSL